Part of the Oncorhynchus mykiss isolate Arlee chromosome 12, USDA_OmykA_1.1, whole genome shotgun sequence genome, ATAGGTCAACAATCACTGGTCGTTCCGGCTTTATCAAACTGTCCGTGTAAATAGGAACAGCAACCAGGTGTTTGAACTGCAAATACAACCAATAAGATAACTAAAACAGAACTTGGTTCAAAAGTGACACTTTGTTTCTGTTGAGAGTACACTTAACAGTTAATGCAATAATATTGGTCACAATGTGTACTaccaaacagaaacaaacatacGTCATCACACTCCGTTTGTAAAACAGAGTTCAACACAGGACACGTTGAATGATTGCCGTGTTCAAAACACAGATTCATCAAGTCTAGAAAGATTGCGAATAAAAAGCACAATACCAAATATTTTCCATTAAAATCTTATGTACAGCATCCTTCACATTTACACGACAGTTGCTTTTAAACACAGCAAGTTGTAGTTCAGACTTCCACTGGAAGGAAATTTCATTTCAGTACATCGCCCAAAAAACAGGAGTCATTTCATGAGGCCCTTGAGGCAGAAATCCATTGGGTCTCATTCACCCGTAGCTTCTCAAGCAAACAAAACTAAAAACATTAGTCCTAGACACAGGAAGTACTTGGTCTGCACCGTTCGGACACCCGGCGAATGAAACCAGCGGACTTCCTGGTCCTCGTCTGAAAGAAAaatgagaggggggggagagaaccCCCCAGCAAACATCATGAATAAAAGGAGACTGAAATGGAAAGAGATGAGAAAGAAGGAACTGTAGCACAAATAAAGTGGACTGACAAATGGAGGAATGTGAATCGGGGAAATGGGGCCGTTGGCACATCGTCAGACCTGAAAACCTGGCCTCTGAATAATCTTTTGTAGGTTCTCAGGGCAGAGCCACTGCCTGTGATAATCTACAGAAACCCATTCTGCTGCCCAGTGAGGTGCAAATGTGTTTTCTCATCCCCCATTCACAGCCAAACTGGTGCCACCTCTGATAATACCTTTCCCTATGTTACTCTCAAAGGCCTTGCAAAAGACACCCGGTAGACCAGTCCTATTTTATCAACACAAACCAAGTCTGGTCTGATATGAACAGAGACAAATGGTGCTTTTGAGTAAGTAGACCTAAGATGGAGGTTAAACATGTTAGCTAATACCCAACATCTTCCTCTTATCAGAGGATAAAAAAGAATTCAGACACTTTTTGAGTGACATTTTGGAGAGTGAAAAACAGAACATCTAGCAAAGTATCATAAAGTGCGTTCTCACCACAGTCCTCGTGGAACACCTGAGGAAAACAGTGCATGACCCCATATCCACACCTGCAGTATGAGCAGCCTTTCTGAACCCACACCCCATGGGGAATGGTACCACAGCTCCTGTAAGCACAAaagggacagagcagagagagatacatGTCAATACAGGCTAGATACATTACTTTTAGACTTCAAACTTAAATTAAATTACCTGACTCGTTCATCGTATTCACAGCTCCGGCCAGTAAAATGTGGTGGGCATGCGCAAAAACTTCCCAAGATGCAGGTCCCTCCATTCTTACAGCAGTTACGACTCTGCTTTGCACCTTTAAAATGAGAGAAGGACATGGGGTAGAAGTTTAATATGGATGTTCTGAGTGTTGTTGTATTACACTCAGGCTTCAGCCCCAGGGTGTGTTCAGAACATTATGCAACAATCAGATAGAACATATACCAAGTAGAATAAACATGCCTCTCTACATGTAAAATAAGTAACCATGTCGGTTCTATTAATTAAATTGTTATCTGCAACGTTCCATAATGTTTGCCTACTAAAATGGCCATTGCCTGAAGACTAAAACACTGTCCAGCTGACTGGAAGCACAGTTAACACGTTCCTACAGAGCCATGGTTTCAATCACTGCGCAATAAAAACAGACTTGGCCTACGTTTGTTTGTGTGAAATAAGACAACAAAAAACATCGATGCAGGATGACGAATGCGTGACAAAAAGCAAGACAGGCTGAATTAATTCACCCAAGGTCAAGCTCAAACTCATTGCTGTGAGTTTATGGAGGCCATGAGAGGTTGATTTCAGTCATTTTACGCGATCAATGCCCAACTTACTTCCAGTGAGGCCGATGAATGGTAGGACAGAGGCCGCATCGCGATGTTTCCTGTCCACGGTAGGAGAGTTCATCTCATTGAACTGATTCAGGTAATCAGCGTGTTGGTTCGGCTTTCCATAGTCCACCGTTTTGGTCAATACCTCTAAGGTTTTGGTGCATTCAGCTCCTTCACAGCCTTGGACATAAGAAAACATTTGATAAATAAATTAAGGTTAATATTTAGGTATAACGTGTAAGCCGTTTCAGATGAGTAAACTATGGCCGAAGCGAGGGCCATATGCAACATATTGACATACCTGATCCAATTGTAATGGCCTCGCAGGCAACAGCTATTGAGAGCAAAACCCTAAAATACATGAAGAGGGAAAATATTTCATGTTAAAATAAATCTAGGCGGTAGGCATTTTTTAacttaaaaataaagaaattacaACATTTTACCTAACCAATTAATCCATCAATAGACTTACCTGAAAAGTTGACTCAAATTCATTTTATTTTCCCGGACAAAATTAACTTCCAAAAGTCACCAGTTTGCTAACAATACAAACTCGCATGCAGAAGGCTTCTTCTAAAGCCTATTGCAACAGGCTAAAGTAAACAGTTAGCTCGCAAGTGATACTCAAACGActgctcctctcttctgttccaaGTCATCaagctctgtattccagaggagGCGATACTCTGGGAAAAAAAGCATCCAATATTGTGGCGACCCTCCCGAAAGGCCTCACTCAAACACCCGGCCCTGACAGTCAATTTGCACCTATTTGCCCCGCCCCCTCCGGTTCCATACACATACATGAGATCACACCCACCTCCGGAATCTCGACATGCAAATGAAGGAGCGCTCCTCTGTGAAGGTAAAGTTCGAGTTGCTGATTATAATATAGGACGGAgatttgtaatgtaacaaaacaatCTAGCACGCACATTGGAAACACCCAGAGCGCACACAATGTAGTTGGTGAAAAATAGGATTTGGTCTGCATACGAAAAATATATACTAGTCACCCACACACAAAATATATACTAGTCACCCACACACAAAATATATACTAGTCACCCACACACAAAATATATACTAGTCACCCACACACAGAGGAACTTGGCTTCTAAAAGCCACACCACTTGTGCTTAGGTGAAAACAGTGGTCTGACCTCCTCAACAATTGTATTCCATCATAGGCCTATATCTTTATATCTCATGCAATAGTATCTGATTGCTTGCTGGAGATATatataaacatttcagaacatttcTGCACCAGTCAGAAACCATTACTCCCTCCCACCATCCCACCCCCCACATACAACAGTCTACTGAGAAACATTCAGTTGTGCTCAGTGTTTCAGACATGGCTTCAACTAGGCTGCACTTGAACTGCTATTACAGTTTTCTGTGGGGTCATCTAGGGTCACCTTCTTATCCTTTTTCCATACATCCTAAATGGcatactattccctataaagtgcactattattattattattattttttaccagaGCCTTATGGTCCTGGTGAAAGGTAGTGCGCTAAAAACAAAAATAGCGTGCCAAATGGGCCTCATTCATAGCAGTCCTAATGCCCCACTAAACCTTGGACTAATAACTCAAGGCTACTTCTTTTTGAGCCAACAACTGATTTACATGTAGGCCAGTAGTGGACTAGGGGTTGTTGATTGAAATCAAAAGAAGTTAACAATGAGGAGTTTTGATAATGTGAAGACGTCAacttgtcccaaatgacaccctattccttatttagtgaACTAATTCTGACCAGAACCCACAGGAAAACTAGTGGactgtatagagaatagggtgccatttgggatgcacccttgCTGGAGATTTGTCATATGAAGACATATTTTGTGTTGCCGTTGCCTCACTTCATTTAGGCCTTTTACTCCTCCTTGGGCATGGAACATTGACAACCGTTTTCCTGCATATCCAGCCCTTGTGATGCCTTTAAGATCCCTAATATTCTCCCTGCGTTGCAGAGATGAAGATGAGTCTGTCATGGAACGCAATCTCCAGAAGGCAGGAGATTGGCTACAGTGGCACTCTCTCATGAAAGCCTTCCATTAGGAATGAAGAGGATTAGTAAGCAAGGAAGTTGCAATAACAGCCAGTCATGCTCCTCCATATATTTCAGCTGGAGAAGACGCAGTAAGATGATAGGTAGTTAGTAAATCAGGGAGATTAGCATGCTTTGAGAGAGGGGCAGGAACAGCTTAGATATCTGCATAGTCTGCCTGATTGCCTGTTCGCATATCAATGCTCCATACATTTCACAGTCTGGCTAAGCTGCTTTGCCAGGTGCATTTCCATAGCAGTAGATCTTGTTCCTGGGAGGGAGCGCCCTGTGCCACCCAGTGACACAGGAAATGGCATCACCACTGGCACTGTTCTCTGTGAGACACTAAACAGCTcaagggtgaagtttcccctaggtgcAGAAAAtatctaggatcagattcccctccccaaccctgaccttaaccattagtggggaaaacGCAAAACTAACCCAAGATCAGCGTCCAGGGCCAAGTTCACCCTACTCCATGCCGGCATGATCCATCAGTCTCTTCATGCTGGTTGATGAAAAGaaacactatatcaaataaaattgtattagtcacatgcgccgaatacaacaggtgtagtagaccttacagtgaaatacttacttacaagaccttaaccaacgcagttttaagaaaaataagtgttaaagtaaaaaataaatactaaataaataaataattaaagagcaacaataaaataacagtagcgaggttatatacagtgggtacgtcaatgtgtgggggcacaggttagtcaaggtaattgaggtaatatgtacatgtaggtagaggtaaagtgactatgtatagataataacagaggatagcagcagtgtaaaaatggaggtcaatgcaaatagtccaggaagccatttgattagctgttcaggagtattatggcttgggggtagatccACGATAACTCAAACATTGCATGTATATGTGGCGAAACCCCAACCACAAGTATCAAGTCACATCTTTCAACAACAATACGCTTGGTCTGGTGGTGGTCACAGAATTTCCTCACTTAAAAAAACCTGTACTCTTTATTGAGCTGTAGAGGCTCAAAAACAGCCTTATCTTTTGGACTATTCGTCATTTTCATTGACTATGTTCCCAAtgtcacccttttccctatataatgcagtaTTGTCCAGAGCCCCACAGagcctggttaaaagcagtgcactataatgggaatagggtgtcatttgcaACTGCTATGTTAAAATCCCACTGACATAAAGTATCTTGACTGAGAACATCTGATTCTTTCACAGATATCTCAGTAAATAACAAGTGAAGAATTTAAGAGTGAATCATTCAAACGGTTATGCAGTTATTATCCAGGAGAATTAATAATTGCTGTAAGACTTTCTATTATCTGATGTAGGCAGCACCCACATATTCTCCTAATCATCGCTATAAATGGTGTCACGGACCAAAAGCGTGTCAGCTGTAGCCTGTCCATGGGCATAcactgtaatctctctctctctctctctctctctctctctctctctctctctgtctctctgtctctctccctctctgtctctctctctctctctctctctctctctgtctctctctgtctctgtctctgtctctctctctctctctctctgtctctctgtctctgtctctctccctctctctgtctctgtctctgttctctctctctctctctctctctgtctctctctctctctctctgtctctctccctctctctctctctctctctctctgtctctctctgtctctgtctctgtctctctctctctctctctctctctctgtctctctctcgctctctctgtctctgtctctctctctctctctctctgtctctgtctctgtctctctctctctctctctctctctctctctctctctctctctctctctctctctccctctctctctctctctctctctctctctctctctctctccctctctctctctctctctgtctctctctctctctctctctctctctgtctctgtctctctgtctctctgtctctctctctctctgtctctctctctctctctctgtctctgtctctctccctctctctgtctctgtctctgtctctctctctctctctctgtctctctctctctctctgtctctgtctctgtctctgtctctctctctctctctctctctctctctctctctctctccctctctctctctctctctctctctccctctctctctctctctctgtctctctctctctgtctctctccctctctctctctctctctctctctctctctctctctctctctctctgtctctctctgtctctgtctctgtctctctctctctctctctctctgtctctctctctctctctctgtctctgtctctctccctctctctgtctctgtctctgtctctgtctctctctctctctctctctctctctgtctctctctctctctctgtctctctccctctctctctctctctccctctctctctctctgtctctgtctctgtctctgtctccctctctctctctctctctctctctctctctctctctctctctctctctctctctctctctctattctattctattctattctattcaagggctttattggcattggaaacatatattaacattgccaaagcaagtaaagtAGATAATAaagaaaagttaaataaacaatacaaatgaacagtaaacattacactcacagaacatgacacactctcactctctcagacAAGTTACTAAATAAAGGTTGCATCATCAGCAGGCCAGATGAGTGGAGTGTGCAGTGAGAGAGGCAGCTACCATAAGCAAAGACACAAATGATGGTTCATGTCTCTCAGCAGTTGTTCTAGTGAGAGGGG contains:
- the tdgf1 gene encoding teratocarcinoma-derived growth factor 1, producing MNLSQLFRVLLSIAVACEAITIGSGCEGAECTKTLEVLTKTVDYGKPNQHADYLNQFNEMNSPTVDRKHRDAASVLPFIGLTGSAKQSRNCCKNGGTCILGSFCACPPHFTGRSCEYDERVRSCGTIPHGVWVQKGCSYCRCGYGVMHCFPQVFHEDCDEDQEVRWFHSPGVRTVQTKYFLCLGLMFLVLFA